Genomic DNA from Leptotrichia wadei:
TACATTCATTAAAGACCTTAAAATACAACGTTTTCCATTTATATCTTCTGGAATTTCTATATCTTTATATTCAACTGAATCAGCTTTAAACTCTTCTAAAAGATAATCAAGCCTTTTTTCCTGCTCTTTATTCTTTTCCATAACTCTACCTTCCTTCCATTATTCATTCAAATAATTTTTATAATTTCACAAATATTTTCCTTAATTCTGTTATTTCTAAATTTAATCTTCTTTCCCTAAAATTTCCTGTATTTCATTTTTAAGGCTTTCCAGTGTATATTTTTTCATTTCATCTTCCATAGCCTTCTGTATTGTTTCCATCTTTCTGTCAAGCAATTTATGAATATTTTTCCCCACAGGACATTCTGGATTCGGATTTTTATGAAAATTAAACAATTCATTATTTTCCAATGGTTCTATTGCCACATATACATCATAAAATGTTATCTCCTTTAGAGGTTTTGTCACTTCAATTCCTCCTATTCCTCTTGCAACTGTTATCAATCCTGCATTCTTCAATTGTGTTAAAATTTTTCTTATAATAACAGGATTTGTATTTATACTTCCAGCAAGAAAATCACTTGTAATCTTGTACTCATCTTTAAATACCTCTACACATGCAAAAATATGTAGTGCTATCGTAAATCTACTTGATATCTGCATAATCTCATTCTCCTTTTTTCTATATTTTTATTTTTTTTTAATGGCTTTTTTTATTTTCAAAACTTCAAAATTGACTCTGATATTCTATAAAACTTCTAATCTCCCTTTAGATGTAATAGTGATAGTTACATCTTATAAAATCATGATACAATATTTTTGATGTAATGTCAATAGTTACAACAAAAAAATTATAAATAAAAAACTTCTTTAATTAAGATTTTTTCTTAAATTTAAAGAAGTTTATTATATTCACTTTAAATTACTTTGTAACTTTAGGTAACTTTTATTATTTTACTCTTACCTTCAAACTTATAATTTATTTCCTAAAAAACTTGGTTTATATAATCTAATCTCTTTGTCTGCTTCTCTCATTTGTAAATCATTTTCATGAATATTTCATTTTTCATCAATATATCTTACAATTTCTCCATTAGAATCAAAATAGTATCTCTTTTCAGAAATTCCAAGAACTTTAGGATTTTCTTTCCATACAGACTCTCCTGTAGGCATTACTTTTATGATATGTTCTGTATGTGTCATTTTTTCATATATAAAGTAAACTTTATCATTTTTTATATAATATTCTCTATATTCATTTCCTGTTTCAAAATAAAAATAGCTTACTATTTTTTCAGTACATTTCCTTTATAGTAATAGCTAACTTCTCCTATAGCTCCATCATCTACCTCTTCTTTTCATACTGTCAATCTCTCTTTATCTGTTCCATCCTTTTCATTTCTTATTTCCTGTATTACAGGATTTACCTTAGCTACAGCATACACAGCAGTATTGAATGAAAAAAAATAACATAAACAATACAAAATTCGTTATTTTTCTCATAACAAAATATCTCCTTTTCTATTCTTCTTTAGGATGGGTCATTCCTCATTCTTTACGTAATTTTGTCATAATATCTATTCCAGCTTCATTTTGTTAATTTCTACTCAATAAAATATATCCTTGTTTCAAAGTGAAGTCAAGAAAAAGATAGAGTAAAAAAATAACAGTTTCATAATCATCGGTTTCCTTGTCATAAGACTTTTTTAATTATTTCTTACATTCGAATAATTTGTAGCTATCATTTAAATCCACCTCTTTATTATTGTACAAAAATCAATACAATTTGCTATTTTTACAACGAAAAGCTTTTCGTTTCATTTTTTATTTGTCATAATATCTTATACAATCTGTGATTCAATTAAAAATATAGAGATATTTTTAAAATTTATTCAATCATTTTCTTTATATTTCCACAATTTATACCAAAAGGTAACTATATAACAAAAAAGTGCATTCTTGCCATTTGTTTCATTATGTTATAAAATAAACATACAAAAGAAAAAGGAGGAATCATATATGAAAAATTATTCAATAGGAATTGCAGATGGAGCAAGAACAGAGTTTCATCAAACATTAGGATTAACAGGAGCGGAAGTAAGTTTTAACAGTTTACCTGCAGGTGTAAGCGTACCATTTGTTCATTCGCATAAAGAAAATGAGGAAATATACATAATTACAGAGGGTAAAGGTACTCTGACAATAGATGGTGAAGTTGTTAAAATAAAAAAAGGAAATGTAATTAAAATATCCCCTAATGGTAAAAGACAATTTGCAGCCGCAGATGATGAAGGTATCAGCTATGTATGTGTTCAAGTAAAAGAAAATTCATTAACTTCATATACTGAAAATGATGCCATTATATATTAATATTATATATTAATAGGGTTTGTCTCAAAAAAAAATTTAAAAAATAATGTGGAAACTGTATTTTTGAATTATTTAAAATTTTACTATTTTGAGACAGCTCTTTTTTTTGTACTTACTTAAAGTATCATATGATGGTATAATGAATGCAAGAGGTGATTTTATGAGAAAAATATATACAGAATGTCCAGTTGAATATACTGCTTCAATGATAGCTAATAAATGGAAAATACTAATATTGAGGGATTTATTAACTGGTACAAAAAGATATAATGAATTAACAAAATCTATAGTCGGAATCAGTGCAAAAGTTTTAACTGAAAATTTAAGACAACTTGAAAGTGATGGAATAGTTGTAAGAAAAGTATATCCAGTTGTTCCACCAAAAGTAGAATATTCTCTTACAAAGAAAGGTAGTGAACTAAAACCTATTTTTGATTTAATGAACGAATATGGAAATAAATATAAGAAAAAATAAGTATACTGCACCCAAAATTTTGGACACTCTCTAAATATAATATTATGAAAACTATATTTTGAATTAAAAGCTGTCTCATGAGGATTATTTTATGAAACAGCTTTTTCATTTTTTAATCATTTTTTACTAAAATATAAACTTTACATAAAAATTAAAGACCTGCTGGATCATAAAATATAATTCTCTTATCATAATCTATTGCTATATTGATCCCTTCGTTCATAGATAAAGTCGAATTTTTATAATATCCAAGTATTGTTACTCCTATATTTCTATATCTTAATCCATTAATTCTACATAATTTGAAATTCATAACAGTTCTCGTACCTCCTCCTCCGTGTACCTCTTCTCCCATCGTATACCTTCTTATAACCTTTCCTCCTTCACAATATCCCTTTTCAACTGTAATCTGAGGATAACCAAGTCCAAATGAAAAGCTCAAACTTCCTAAAACTAATGATAAAAGAATTACAATTCTTTTCATAAAAATCAGCACCTTTCTTAATATATTTTTCAATTTTATATTATTTTACATCACTATCCTTTCTTTTTTTTTGATTAGAATATAATTTGAATAATAAAAATTTCTAATTTAAAATACGACAAAAATATTTACATCGGTTTTTTGTGGTTTTTTAGTTTTTATAATACTTAGTTCCTCTTCCATTTCCAATAGTTACAATATATTTTTTCTCAACCAAAGATTTCAATAATTTCAAATTTTTGTCCTTTTTAAACCCTGTTATTTCTGATATTTCTTTATTCGATAAAATATTTCCATCTTTTAATATTTCAAATACAATTTTTTCATCTTTAGACAAAAATATTTTATTAAAAATTGTAAAAAGTGTGATTTTTATTGAGTTTTCATTGATTTCATAAATAGGTTTTGTGCTATAATTTCTGTAAATTTCATTTATTCTTCTTATTCCTGTTCCAAACATTTCAATATACTTCAATCTAAAAAAAACATTTCCCAAAATAGGATTTCTAAGTTGTGAAATTTGTCCGTTTAAATATTCTTTTTCAGTTATTCCCGAAGGCAATCCTCCTGGAGAAACAACTTCAATTCTATTCTCAAACATTGATATTCTTATATTTGAGTTTATATCCCAAGTTCTATGAATTATCGCATTTGCAATCACTTCTCTAAAAGCTTTTTCTGGTATTAATTCTTTTTCAATTCTTTCAAAACCCTGAATTTCCTCATATTTATAGTATCTTTCAAATACTTCTATAGTTTTATGAAATTGAGAAAAAATAGACATATTGACAAATGTATTTCGATCAAGAATCTCATTTATATCCTTACCAAATCTCGCAATATCTATTCCTGAAAATGAATTTTTATCTGCTACAAGTGCCGCAGCATTGTTATAACCTTCTTTATCATCATATAAATTCAATGTTTTAAGTAAATCAATAGAAAAATTTTCAATTGCAAGTTTTTCCTTTAATTCTTTTTTCAATACTTCAAATTTTAACTCTTGATCATTTGATCGTAATTCTTCAAAATATCTGTTCATTCCTTCCAAAGTAAGTCTATTCAATTCTAATCTGTCAACTTCAACAGTTGATGTATCATTTCTTTTATAGGCTTTTCCTTTGTATAAATACGGTTTATCAAGTCCCTCTTTAACTACAAGTGTTATAGTTTTATCCCTATTATTTTTTATAAAACTAAAATTAGGTTTTGGTACAATATTATCATTTATTTTATTTTCAAGACTTAAGCATGTCTCATCCAAATCATCTATCCCTACAATTTTTCCATTATCATCAATTCCAAAAATTATTCTACCTGAACCATAATTAGCAAAAGCACTCACTGTTTTTAAAAAAGTATTTGTTATCGTTAATTTTAATTCTAATTCTCTATTTTCTTTCATACCTTTAAATCCTCCTGAAAAAATTATACCATAATTCCGTCAAAAATACGACAAAAAAAATACGTCGGTTTTCTGACGCATTTTAATATCTATTACTTCTCTTTTTGATACTGCGAAACTGTTTTCCCTGTCCAATTTTTGAATGCTCGATAGAAGGACGAAATCTCTGTGTATCCAACCAGATAGGCTATTTCATCAATTGAAAGTTCCTCTGCTTCCAAATAGTTGAAAGTCATTATTTTCTGAATATCTTTCACCAGCTGATTAAAACTGGTATTTTCTGCCGACAGATTTCTTTGAAGAGTCCTTCCACTTATCCCAAACTCTTCTGCTACATTTTCTAAGCCAAACTGTCCACTAGGAATAAGCTGAAAAAATTTCATATTTCTATTTTTCCCTTCTCCTTTTTGCCGCCTTATATTGTGCGGGAAGTACAATTCCAAGTAAAGTAATATAAACACTTGTCATCATTGCAGGCGGATAAAAGGTGCACGATATTATTAACCCTATAATTTTTATAATTGTATCAATACTTAACCATCTCATCCTTATTTTTAATGATTCCTGTAGTTTCTCATCGTTTCTATTTGCTTTTCCTATCAAATGCCCAGAAATTATATTACAAAATGTAACAGCCAGAACTATTATCCCATAAAATCCTTGTGCTACACTACTGTTGTAATATGAAGTGACAAAAGAAGTCACATAAGGAAAAAACGAAGAAAAAAACAGTAAAACTACGTTTGCCCAGACAACTGCCGGTGTAATGTATTTTATTTTATGCCATTCATTATGCATATTTATCCACATTGTTCCAAGCCAGAAAAATGAAATCGTATATGCAAAAAAATTTACTCTTAAATTCCAAAGGGCTTTTAAAGTTGCTGTTTCAGGCTTTTTTAGCTCTAATATGAGAATTGTCATAATAATTGCAAGTACGGCATCCATAAAAGCTGCAAGTCTTTCCTTATTCATAATCAAACTCCATTCCATGATTTTATAATAATAGTACAATTGTATCATAAATCAGTAGAAAATTCAATTTTCAGTTTTTCATCTTCTTCATCTGAAACTTCTTCAAACCACTCTGCATCTCCAGCTGTAATGGCAATATGTGAAAACCAGCTGTCTTTCGTTGCTCCATGCCAATGCTTTACATTTTCATGATCAGTATTAGATTTACTACTCCTATTAATCCCTTCTTCTTTTTATTGCCTTATACTGTTCCGGAAATGCAATTCCAAATAAAGTAATATAAACACTTATCATCATTGCTGGCGGATAAAATATACACGATATTATTAACCCAATTATTTTTATACTTATATCAACTTTTATCCATCTTATCATTATTTTTAATGATTCCTGCAATTCTTTATCATGTTTATTCACCTTTTCTATCAGATACAACGAAATTATATTGCAGAATGTAACAGCTAGAACTATTATCCCATAAAATCCTTGTGCTACACTACTGTTATAATATGAAGTGACAAAAGAAGTTACATATGGAAAAAATGAAGAAAAGAAAAGTATTACTACATTTACCCAGACAATTGACGGTGTAATATATTTTATTTTATGCCATTCATTATGCAGATTTACCCACATTGTTCCAAGCCAGAAAAATGAAAGCGTATATGCAAAAAAATCTACTCTCAGATTCCAAAGGGCTTTTAAAGTTGCTGTTTCAGGCTTTTTTAGCTCTAATATGAGAATTGTCATAATAATTGCAAGTACGGCATCCATAAAAGCTGCAAGTCTTTCCTTATTCATAATCAAACTCCATTCCATGATTTTATAATAATAGTACAATTGTATCATAAATCAGTAGAAAATTCAATTTTCAGTTTTTCATCTTCTTCATCTGAAACTTCTTCAAACCACTCTGCATCTCCAGTTTCTATTCAGTATTTTAAGCTTTTCACCCAATCTACAACCTCAGATTCATTATAACTGCTGGAAAATCTTTGTCCATCAACCCAGTTTCCTGTTTTTGTCAATTTTTTCAATCTGTTTCCGCTAGTCCCATCTCCTGTTGACATTGATGTACCAAACGGAATTACAGTTTTTCCAGTAAAATCATTTTTCTTAACAAAATCATCCAGAACCCAGGAAGCCTCTCTCCACCAAATCGGATACCCGATAAATACGGTATCATATGAAGAAAAATCAGGAATAACCGCATTTTTCAATTCTACATTTCTACTATTTGGGTTATCATGTTCTCTGTTAACTCTACTATTTTTATCAGTCCAATTCAAATCATCACTTGTATACTCGTTTTTTACTTCCAATTTAACCAAATCTGCATTCGTTTCTCTCGCAATAATTTTAGCAACTCCTTCAGTTGTTCCAGTTTGCGAGTAATATACAACTAAGACTTTTCCGTTCCCTTTTTTTGCATTTCCGTTTTTTCTTGAATTTTGGTTATTTACTGCTGAAGAATTATTTCCACATGCAACAAATCCAAATAATACCGCCATATTTAAAATTACTTTACAAAATCTATTTACAAAATTTTTCATTTTTTTGTCTCCTGTTTTATTTTTAAATATACTCTATATTCTTTGTTTTATAAATTTTTATTATAAAACTGTGTCAATTTTCCACTAATTTCTTTCACAAACTCAGGCTTCCAGTAAGTTTGAATATGAGTTGCACCTTTTACTAAAAATAATTCTTTATTATTTGTTCCAGTTGCATTTTTAAAAACTTCTTCTGTCATATACAAACTATCAGCCTTATCTCCAGCTATCATTAATAATGGTTGATTTATCAAATCTACATTAGTGTTAACATCAAAAGACATTAAATCTAATAAGCTACTAACTGTATTATTAGTTTGAGAATTTGGGTGTTTATGAGTTACTCCATAATATTCATAACCATCTCTATACAATTCAAAAGGTAATGCTGCTATTTCTTCTTTTGTCATTCCATCTGCAAAAGCTGGTGTGTATCTAACTTCTCCACCTGCTGCTTCTTGTGCTCTTGCATCTGAAGCATCTTTTAAACGAGTTTGTATAGTATCCATTTGTGTACGATTATATCCATTACGTCTAACATCACCTGTATTAAACATACTTACAGTCGCTACAGTTTTAAATCTTTTATCTGTTTGTGCTACTTTTATTGAGTAGCCACCTCCACCACAAATTCCTAATAAACCTAATCTATTTTTATCTACACCAGGATATTGAGTTATGAAATCAGCTGCAGCTCTTATATCTTCCATACGATTTGCAGGTTTATCTACATAACGAGGTTTTCCTCCACTTGCTCCTTGATAAGCAGCATCAAAAGCTATTGTAACATATCCTTGTTCTGCTAATTTTTGTGCATATAACCCTGCAACTTGTTCTTTAACTCCACCATTTGGGTGTGCCACTACTATTGCTGGAAATTTACCATTTGGAGTATAATTTGCAGGTTTGTATACATTAGCTGCAATATCAATTCCATTAATTTTATAACTTACTTTTTCTACATTTACCTTTCCTTTTTCATTTTTTGTAATCGCTCCATCATATACAAATGTAAAAGGATTATTTCTATAATTTGCCATTGCTATACCTCCTATTAAAAATGTCATAATTGATAATAATTTTAGAAATTATAGCCAGGTGCTAATAATCTCATTAACTCTTCATCATGTTTATGTCTTATTTCTGACTTATCGTTAAAAATCATAACTGTCCCATTTTTACGATTATATGGTTCCCATTTTGGTAAACCTTCTGCATTAGGATTCCCTGTTCTTGCAAAATTTATCCAAACTTGACTAATTTTTCCTGCTAATTTATAAGCTTCTTTTTCTCTAACTTTTATAAGTCCTTCAATCTTATCTATATCATTAAATACAAATGGAATTTCTGCTGTGTGGAAAGACATTGCCATACCCTCAACCATAAGTTAGTCACTTTTCATATTTTACACTTTGCTTTTCCCAAAATTTTATAGCACTATCTATCCAATTTTCTGCTGAAGTTCCAATGCCTAATCCAAAGCCATGCTCTACATTTTTATATTTATGAAATTCTACTTTTAAGCCTGCTTTTTTCATTTCATTAAATCTATTTTCAACAACTCTTGGATTAGCAATTCCATCTCTGTCACCAACTGCCATAAATGTAGGAGGATCATTTAGTGTAAAACTAGCTAATCCTGTGTAAAGCATAACTATTGTATTGGGTTTAGTATAATTTTTTTCTCCAAAAGAAACTAAACCTCTTGAGCCAATTGCTGCAACCATCCTAGCTCCTGCTGAACTTCCCCATAAAGAGTAATTATTTATATCAACTTCAAATAAATCTTTATTTTCAATTATATATGATATTGCTCTTGCTAGGTCCTGAGTTGCCCTATAACCATCTTCAACTCTATATTGTAAAACAAAAGCATTATAACCTCTTTTATTTAATTCTATTGCATAAGGAAAACCCTCATGTATAGAACCAACATAGGAAAAGCCTCCACCCGCATTGATTATAGCAAAAGGTGCATTTTTATTTCCTTTAAAGAAAAATATTCCTGTATTTGCTTTGCTCTTATCTTCTTTTATTTCTTTATCGGTATAAATTTTATAGAATATCTCTTCACCCTTTTCACTTCTATCAATTATATAATTAATACTCTTTAAAGTTGTATCAGTATTTATATTATTATGATATGGTAATAAATAAGCTATATCTTTTAATTTTGAGTTTGGATTGTAACCATGTTCAAGAGGTAAAATAAATTTTGAAAACTCTTTTATACTTGGATAAGTTAAAAGTTCTTTTATTGTACTATCTTTATTTAAGTATTCTTTTTTTAACATTTTTTCTCCTCCAACACTTGCTTCTATACTTTTTATATAGAAAAAGTTAATAATAATTAAAATTAATATATTCAGTCTTCTCATAATATTTTAGAAATTATAGTCAGGTGCTAATAATTTCATTAACTCCTCATCATGTTTATATTTAACTTCTGACTTATCATCAAAAATCATAACTGCTCCATTTTTAGTATTATATGGTAACCATTTTGGTAAACCTTTCACATTAGGATTTCCTGTTCTTGCAAAATTTATCCAAGCTTGACTAATTTTTCCTGCTAATTTATAGGCATCCTTTCCTCTACCTTTTAAAGTTCCTTCAACTTTATCTATATTATTAAATACAAATGGAATTTCTGCTGTATGAAAAGACATTGCCATACCATCAATCATAGGATTATCCCAAGCAAAAATATAACTATATACTGGTGCTCCATTTTGATCTGCTTTTAATCTTGTTGTTTTCAATGTTTGTTTTCTTAATAAAGCATCAACATAAAGTGCATCTACTGCTTTTCTTTCTGGATAAGCCTTTTTAAATTCTTTCGCTATTGCTTCTGCTCTATCACCATATTTTTCTTGCATTTTCTTTTTTATTTCTGCATTAGTAAAAGTATTTTTATTTTCAACTTTATTATTTGATAATACAAATGGCATTGTTTCCCATTCTGTTAAGTTAGTACCTATTAATAAAGGAATCTCTCTTGATTGTTCTGAATATTTTTCTCCTACAGGTTCTACTGGAATATAGCTATCTAATTTAGGTGCCCAATCAAGTCCTGGTTGTCCAGTTAAAACATTTTTATAACCTTGTTCCTCAGCTGTTTTTGCTAAGGCTTTTTCTGTTGCTTCCATAACTTTTTCATAAGGTATTTTTTGAATTTCATCTACATTTTTTGCATTTAATCCTAAATTTTCAAGAGTTAATTCTGCAACTCTTCTAGTAGCTTTTTCTGGTAAAAGTGTCATTCCCATTTTTTCTACTGCTCCACTTTCAGATATAGCTTTGTGGAATAAACCTTTTGCAGCTGGTGTAGCCATAAGAGTTAAAACTTTTGCTCCTCCTCCTGACTCTCCAAATATAGTTACATTATTAGGATCTCCTCCAAATTCTTCTATGTTATCTCTTATCCATTCAAGAGAAGCAACTAAATCCATAATTCCAGCATTGGCAGAATTTTTATATTTTTCTCCATAAGCTGATAAATCTAAGAAACCTAGTGAATTTAATCTATGATTTACAGAAACTACTACTACATCTCCTTTTTTACTTAAATTTTTTCCATCAAAAATATAATTTTCAGCAGATGAACCGCTTCTAAAACCTCCACCATGTAACCATACCATTACTGGTCTTTTCTTTCCATCTTTTATACCAGGAGTCCATATATTTAAGTTATGAGAATTTTCACTCATCTCTAATTTAGGTCCTGCAAACCAACCTCCACTTGAAACCATACTCTCACCTTGTGAAAAATATGTTCCAAAAGTTACAGTTTGTTTAATACCATTCCATTTTTCTACTTTTTTAGGTGCCATAAATCTTTCGGCTCTTGCATAAGGTACACCTAAGTAAGTATATATTTCATCTTGAATAAATCCTTGTATTTTTCCACTTTCTGTTGTAGCTATTGTATTAGTATTTTGATTTACAGTATTTTCAATTTTTTTAACTACATTTTTATTTTCATTTGTTTCAGAAAATAATAAATTTCCAGTTCCAATTTGTAATAAAAATAAAGCTACTAATAGCATTTTTTTCATTTTTCAACAACTCCTTTTAATCTATTAGATGAATCACTATCAACTTCTTTATTTAAAATATTTACAACTTTTTCTAAATCACTTTTTTTAATTCCTAAATTAGTTATTAAATTAACATGTGAAGCTAATTGTGCCTCTCCACCTGATATTGTGGAAATGGTTGAAACTGTTGTTAATTCTCTATTTACATAGTTTAAATTATCTCTACTAAATAAATAACCAAATAAATGTGCCTTTAAAGCATAGTCAACTCCATCAAAATTTTGTAATAATCCACTGCTATCTCTTTGAGATAAAATACTTAAAGTTTCTGTTCCATATTCATAGTAATTTATATCCCCCTTATTTGTAGGAACTTTCCCTTCAATATCTTTTTTACCATTAACTTTTCTTTCTTCTAACACTTTATTTAAAGTAAGCATTCCATTTAGTGCTCTTGGAAAACCTATATAAGCATATTGATGATTTAAAATTTCTCTTATTTCATTAATAGTTAAACCTTTATCTAATCCCTTATTCAAAGCTACTTTTAATTTATTTAAATCTCCTTTTGCCGTATTAGCTGCTATTGAAACAATAGCTAGTTGTTTTTCTGTCAAAGAAGTATTTTGTTTATGTTTCTCAATAGAAATTTTCAATCTTTCTTCTGTTGGTTTTTCATTTAATTCAACTTTTTCAAACCAAGTAGTTGTATTATTTTCAGTATCAGGTGTTATTACTAAGTGGGACATTGAAGTTGTTTCCCCAGCTCCATGCCAATGTTTTACATCTGCTGGTATCCATACAACATCACCTTTCTTTACATATTGAATTTCCTTACCCCATTCTTGAACTCTACCTTCTCCCTCAGTTATATATAAATATTGCCCTTTTGAATGTGAATGCCAATTGTTAACTACTCCAACTTCAAAATCTACTATTGCAACACTATCCTTAGATATATCAATTTGTGGTAAGATTGCAAACTCTGCTTCTCCTGAAAAATATTTTGGATCTGCTTTGATATATTTTAAATTTTCTTTTTTAGTAATACTTAGATTATTTACTGAATTTGCCATAATTAAATTTCCTCCCAGTAAAAAAATTATAAAAGTTAATATATATTTTTTTATTTTTTTCATTCTTTTCTTTCCAAATTTTATTTTAAGAGTCAAAATTATTTATTTTAGCATTTTTTTATTCCACATGAACTTTATCAAGATTTTCATGTGCTTTTATTACTCTGCTATTTTTATTTTGCTAATCCTTTTTCTTTCATCCATTTTTCCATGGCATTTGCTACTTCTCTATTATTTAAATCTGCCATCATAAAGTGTGTACTTCCTTTTATTCCTATATCAGGTAGCATTACAACTTTTACATCTCCACCTGCTTCATTCATCATTTTTTCCCATTTTTTAGCTAAATTTACTCTTATTCTCCAATTATCTAAACCCCAGTTATCAGTTAATTCAGTTGGAATATTATCACCAAAATATACAACTATTGGAATTTTAGTTAATTTTTTAAATTCAGCATCAGACACTTCATAGCCACTAGCTGGAAATGGACTTGTTGTTTTTTCAACTTCTGGTAATTTTCCTTTTGGAAATGGGAAAGTTCCAGGTTCTAATGCAATTACTCCTTTTACTTTGTCAGAAGCTATGGCAGTGTCCCAACCAGGTCCTCCACCAGCAGAATGAGTTACTAAAACTCCATTTCCTGATTTTTCAAAAACTTTTACCATCGCATCACTTATAACTTTTTGGTCAAAATCTCCAGTATCAGGAGTCATTTGTCTAAAAAATTGCTCACGAGATTCATTATCTCTTGGTACAGAAACATTATCATATATTCCTGGCCATTGCCCTATACGAAAATTGTTATACCAAAGTTGGTCATCAGGTCTTGCTGTTAAATTTCTTGGAACTGTTGACTGCCCAGCTCTACCACGTCTAGGCTGGTCAACAATATATGTACTGTATCCTTTTTCCAAAAATATATTTTGAAATCCATCTCTTCCATCTGGTGTACTTTCCCAACTTTTTCCTGACTGTCCATACCCATGTAAAAATACAATACTATTCTTTTTTGCTTTTACTGGCTTTTGATAAAATACATAGGCATGATCTCCATGTAATGTTTCCCCATCAAAATTCATAGGCTCGGAATCTTTATATTCTCCTGGTGATGTTACAACTGTTCCTCCTGCCATAAAACTTCCCTGTTCTTTAATTGTTACAGGCTTCTGAAATCCAAAACTTGCAGTTGCTGATAATATCCCTATTGCCATTAATAATATTAAATTTTTTTTCATATATAATCTCCTTCAT
This window encodes:
- a CDS encoding carboxylesterase/lipase family protein, which encodes MKKMLLVALFLLQIGTGNLLFSETNENKNVVKKIENTVNQNTNTIATTESGKIQGFIQDEIYTYLGVPYARAERFMAPKKVEKWNGIKQTVTFGTYFSQGESMVSSGGWFAGPKLEMSENSHNLNIWTPGIKDGKKRPVMVWLHGGGFRSGSSAENYIFDGKNLSKKGDVVVVSVNHRLNSLGFLDLSAYGEKYKNSANAGIMDLVASLEWIRDNIEEFGGDPNNVTIFGESGGGAKVLTLMATPAAKGLFHKAISESGAVEKMGMTLLPEKATRRVAELTLENLGLNAKNVDEIQKIPYEKVMEATEKALAKTAEEQGYKNVLTGQPGLDWAPKLDSYIPVEPVGEKYSEQSREIPLLIGTNLTEWETMPFVLSNNKVENKNTFTNAEIKKKMQEKYGDRAEAIAKEFKKAYPERKAVDALYVDALLRKQTLKTTRLKADQNGAPVYSYIFAWDNPMIDGMAMSFHTAEIPFVFNNIDKVEGTLKGRGKDAYKLAGKISQAWINFARTGNPNVKGLPKWLPYNTKNGAVMIFDDKSEVKYKHDEELMKLLAPDYNF
- a CDS encoding alpha/beta hydrolase, with the translated sequence MKKNLILLMAIGILSATASFGFQKPVTIKEQGSFMAGGTVVTSPGEYKDSEPMNFDGETLHGDHAYVFYQKPVKAKKNSIVFLHGYGQSGKSWESTPDGRDGFQNIFLEKGYSTYIVDQPRRGRAGQSTVPRNLTARPDDQLWYNNFRIGQWPGIYDNVSVPRDNESREQFFRQMTPDTGDFDQKVISDAMVKVFEKSGNGVLVTHSAGGGPGWDTAIASDKVKGVIALEPGTFPFPKGKLPEVEKTTSPFPASGYEVSDAEFKKLTKIPIVVYFGDNIPTELTDNWGLDNWRIRVNLAKKWEKMMNEAGGDVKVVMLPDIGIKGSTHFMMADLNNREVANAMEKWMKEKGLAK
- a CDS encoding cupin domain-containing carboxymuconolactone decarboxylase family protein, which produces MANSVNNLSITKKENLKYIKADPKYFSGEAEFAILPQIDISKDSVAIVDFEVGVVNNWHSHSKGQYLYITEGEGRVQEWGKEIQYVKKGDVVWIPADVKHWHGAGETTSMSHLVITPDTENNTTTWFEKVELNEKPTEERLKISIEKHKQNTSLTEKQLAIVSIAANTAKGDLNKLKVALNKGLDKGLTINEIREILNHQYAYIGFPRALNGMLTLNKVLEERKVNGKKDIEGKVPTNKGDINYYEYGTETLSILSQRDSSGLLQNFDGVDYALKAHLFGYLFSRDNLNYVNRELTTVSTISTISGGEAQLASHVNLITNLGIKKSDLEKVVNILNKEVDSDSSNRLKGVVEK
- a CDS encoding alpha/beta hydrolase, whose protein sequence is MLKKEYLNKDSTIKELLTYPSIKEFSKFILPLEHGYNPNSKLKDIAYLLPYHNNINTDTTLKSINYIIDRSEKGEEIFYKIYTDKEIKEDKSKANTGIFFFKGNKNAPFAIINAGGGFSYVGSIHEGFPYAIELNKRGYNAFVLQYRVEDGYRATQDLARAISYIIENKDLFEVDINNYSLWGSSAGARMVAAIGSRGLVSFGEKNYTKPNTIVMLYTGLASFTLNDPPTFMAVGDRDGIANPRVVENRFNEMKKAGLKVEFHKYKNVEHGFGLGIGTSAENWIDSAIKFWEKQSVKYEK